The Myxococcota bacterium genome has a segment encoding these proteins:
- a CDS encoding DUF1329 domain-containing protein: MLASRRPVLRRIARSLAARALAAGALGAARASAPARAGLPAEGDCPTVTGGVVTDEQGRPRDAASVTLKEGMVLGIENLLVLRELLPTEIWSHRDVFFFEGMRMEVGPCHRRYVEPGFLKEATARFAKDVSLDARGNLSGYTAGVPFPPDAIDPEAEDAAQRFAWNLALRFAGGGHRGHFRVVDFSEREGDAQTYEGDAYFLPTRGRADLAATGYAVEGSGDTWWIAGGHFTKPFQVRHLAWRQFRPAKTWTSYEEPDDTFVYVPSMRKSRRASTAWVDGLYFPTYAAAGPEAGGSVAFGGDLGVSISPTAGRSAAASAHAYKGFEGMMLRPNAYKWRLLGMQDVMAPINGTSSGYPIDPNRNFGPAGLSVASDRWEVRRAAVIEGAIRRDDEGLRTVMFWVDAQTGVPLYRVSRAGRRRILDVQIFVHRFSGDQPGYPEWPGGTPALVFEPVAEVSFDALAGAGGWRRESYDVVSLPFDRDDLPGLTSSAALERGR, translated from the coding sequence CGCGCGCTCGCTCGCGGCGCGCGCCCTCGCCGCCGGCGCGCTCGGCGCCGCGCGCGCGAGCGCCCCCGCGCGCGCCGGGCTCCCCGCGGAGGGCGATTGCCCGACCGTCACCGGCGGCGTCGTCACCGACGAGCAGGGCCGCCCCCGCGATGCCGCGAGCGTGACGCTGAAGGAGGGCATGGTCCTCGGCATCGAGAACCTGCTCGTGCTGCGCGAGCTCCTCCCGACCGAGATCTGGAGCCATCGCGACGTCTTCTTCTTCGAGGGCATGCGCATGGAGGTCGGGCCCTGCCACCGGCGCTACGTCGAGCCCGGCTTCCTGAAGGAGGCGACCGCGCGCTTCGCGAAGGACGTCTCGCTCGACGCGCGCGGCAACCTCTCGGGCTACACGGCCGGCGTCCCCTTCCCGCCCGACGCGATCGACCCGGAGGCCGAGGACGCCGCGCAGCGCTTCGCGTGGAACCTCGCACTGCGCTTCGCGGGCGGCGGCCATCGCGGGCACTTCCGCGTCGTCGACTTCTCCGAGCGCGAAGGCGACGCGCAGACGTACGAGGGCGACGCGTACTTCCTCCCGACGCGCGGCCGCGCCGACCTCGCCGCGACGGGCTACGCCGTCGAGGGGAGCGGCGACACCTGGTGGATCGCGGGCGGGCACTTCACGAAGCCCTTCCAGGTGCGCCACCTCGCGTGGCGCCAGTTCCGGCCCGCGAAGACGTGGACGAGCTACGAGGAGCCCGACGACACGTTCGTGTACGTGCCCTCGATGCGGAAGTCGCGACGCGCGTCGACGGCGTGGGTCGACGGCCTGTACTTCCCGACGTACGCCGCGGCGGGCCCCGAGGCCGGCGGCTCCGTCGCCTTCGGCGGCGACCTCGGCGTCTCGATCAGCCCGACGGCCGGCCGCTCGGCCGCGGCCTCGGCGCACGCCTACAAGGGCTTCGAGGGCATGATGCTGCGCCCGAACGCGTACAAGTGGCGGCTCCTCGGCATGCAGGACGTGATGGCGCCGATCAACGGCACGAGCTCGGGCTACCCGATCGATCCGAACCGCAACTTCGGACCGGCCGGCCTCTCGGTCGCGAGCGACCGCTGGGAGGTGCGGCGCGCGGCGGTGATCGAGGGCGCGATCCGCCGCGACGACGAAGGTCTGCGCACGGTGATGTTCTGGGTCGACGCGCAGACGGGCGTCCCGCTCTACCGCGTCTCGCGCGCGGGACGGCGCCGCATCCTCGACGTGCAGATCTTCGTGCACCGCTTCTCGGGCGATCAGCCGGGCTACCCCGAGTGGCCGGGCGGCACTCCGGCGCTCGTCTTCGAGCCCGTCGCGGAGGTGTCGTTCGACGCGCTCGCGGGCGCGGGCGGCTGGCGGCGCGAGAGCTACGACGTCGTGTCGCTGCCCTTCGACCGCGACGACCTGCCCGGCCTCACGTCGTCCGCCGCGCTCGAGCGCGGACGCTAG